From Mannheimia pernigra, one genomic window encodes:
- the rnhB gene encoding ribonuclease HII, with product MNEFVYPNAKLIAGVDEVGRGPLVGAVVTAAVILDPNNPIKGLMDSKKLSEKKRLALAEEIKTKALSWSLGRAEPAEIDELNILHATMLAMQRAVNGLHIQPDFILVDGNRPPQFLVPTQAVVKGDSLVAEISAASIIAKVARDSEMNELDKQFPQYGFAKHKGYPTKLHFEKLIEFGATPYHRKSFAPVKKVLGLIG from the coding sequence ATGAATGAATTTGTATATCCTAATGCAAAGTTAATTGCAGGCGTTGATGAAGTTGGGCGTGGGCCTTTAGTTGGCGCGGTTGTTACTGCGGCAGTTATTTTAGATCCAAATAATCCAATTAAAGGATTAATGGATTCCAAAAAGCTATCAGAAAAGAAACGTTTAGCATTAGCTGAAGAAATTAAAACAAAAGCACTGAGTTGGTCTCTTGGTCGAGCGGAACCTGCTGAAATTGATGAATTAAATATTCTCCACGCAACTATGCTAGCAATGCAAAGAGCTGTTAATGGTTTACATATTCAGCCTGATTTTATCTTAGTTGATGGCAATCGACCACCCCAATTTTTAGTGCCAACGCAAGCGGTAGTGAAAGGGGATAGTTTAGTCGCTGAAATTAGTGCAGCCTCAATTATTGCTAAAGTTGCACGAGATAGTGAAATGAACGAATTAGACAAGCAATTTCCACAATACGGTTTTGCAAAGCATAAAGGCTACCCAACTAAGTTGCATTTTGAAAAATTAATCGAATTTGGCGCAACGCCTTATCATCGTAAGAGTTTTGCCCCTGTAAAAAAAGTATTAGGTTTAATTGGCTAG
- the rsmI gene encoding 16S rRNA (cytidine(1402)-2'-O)-methyltransferase: MKNRQNSSEISPSYGILYIVATPIGNLGDITQRALDTFSSVDLIAAEDTRHSGLLLSHYGIKKPFFALHDHNEQQKAVVLVEKLAKGENIALISDAGTPLISDPGFHLVRQCRQAGVKVVPIPGACAAITALCASGVASDRFCFEGFLPAKTKARCDKLTELENESRTLIFYESTHRILDTLADMQKIFGEERYIVMAREITKTWETIYSDQLGNLIEWLNEESNRIKGEIVLIVEGKSHHVAEEFSKQAIKLLELLCQTLPLKKAASIVAETFGYKKNALYQYGLAHFQ, encoded by the coding sequence ATGAAAAACAGACAAAATTCATCTGAAATCTCTCCAAGCTACGGTATTTTATACATTGTGGCAACGCCAATCGGCAACTTAGGCGATATTACTCAACGAGCATTAGACACGTTTTCCTCTGTTGATCTAATTGCTGCTGAAGACACTCGTCATAGTGGTTTATTGCTTAGCCATTACGGTATTAAAAAGCCATTTTTTGCCTTACACGACCATAATGAGCAGCAAAAAGCGGTCGTTTTAGTCGAAAAATTAGCAAAAGGAGAAAATATTGCATTAATTTCAGATGCTGGCACACCGCTTATTAGTGATCCAGGTTTTCACCTCGTCCGTCAATGCCGTCAAGCGGGTGTGAAAGTGGTACCCATTCCTGGTGCTTGTGCCGCTATTACTGCTTTATGTGCTTCTGGCGTTGCTTCGGACCGTTTTTGTTTTGAAGGATTCTTGCCCGCCAAAACAAAAGCCCGTTGCGATAAATTAACTGAATTAGAAAATGAGTCTCGTACGCTAATTTTCTATGAATCCACGCATCGCATTTTAGATACCCTTGCGGATATGCAAAAAATCTTTGGTGAAGAACGCTATATCGTGATGGCGCGTGAAATCACCAAAACTTGGGAAACCATTTACAGCGATCAATTAGGTAACTTAATTGAATGGCTAAATGAAGAGAGTAACCGTATTAAAGGTGAGATTGTGCTCATTGTTGAAGGAAAGTCACACCACGTGGCGGAAGAGTTTTCCAAACAAGCAATCAAATTACTTGAACTACTTTGTCAAACTCTTCCATTGAAAAAAGCGGCAAGCATTGTGGCAGAAACCTTTGGATATAAGAAAAATGCGTTATATCAATATGGCTTGGCACATTTTCAATAG
- a CDS encoding IclR family transcriptional regulator → MIEKKEKESTGNQSLIRGLTLLELLAQFPNGCPLAHLAELSGLNKSTVHRLLQGLLQEGYVRPAPTSGSYRLTTKCLAIGQRALSSINILHIAAPHLEALNLKLGETVNFAMREKDHAILINKLEATTGLMRTRAYIGQQLQLYCSGMGKLFLAYNSVDYIPQYWQAKSSIIQPLTINTITTIEGMKKELETIRERGFAMDDEENELGVSCIACPIFDHQQHVHYAVSVSLSTARLNQLGRENLLPAIQETAEKISAELGG, encoded by the coding sequence ATGATTGAAAAAAAAGAGAAGGAATCCACAGGAAACCAAAGTTTAATTCGAGGTTTAACTCTTTTAGAGTTATTAGCACAATTTCCTAACGGCTGCCCATTAGCCCACTTAGCTGAGCTTTCAGGCTTAAATAAAAGTACGGTGCATCGTTTATTACAAGGCTTGTTGCAAGAAGGGTATGTTCGTCCAGCACCAACTTCAGGCAGTTATCGTCTCACGACAAAATGCTTGGCTATTGGGCAGAGAGCGTTAAGTTCAATTAACATTCTACATATTGCCGCCCCGCATTTAGAAGCGTTGAATTTAAAATTGGGGGAAACAGTTAATTTTGCGATGCGAGAGAAAGATCACGCTATTTTAATCAATAAATTGGAAGCGACGACAGGCTTAATGCGTACGAGGGCTTATATCGGGCAACAGTTACAATTATATTGTTCTGGTATGGGAAAGCTTTTCTTAGCTTATAATTCGGTTGATTATATACCACAATATTGGCAAGCAAAATCCTCCATTATTCAACCACTGACCATTAATACAATAACCACGATTGAAGGGATGAAAAAAGAGCTGGAAACGATTCGTGAACGTGGTTTTGCAATGGATGACGAAGAAAACGAATTAGGTGTTTCTTGCATTGCTTGCCCGATTTTCGATCATCAACAGCACGTACATTATGCGGTGTCGGTTTCACTTTCCACTGCCCGTTTAAATCAGTTAGGGAGAGAAAATTTACTGCCTGCAATTCAAGAAACGGCAGAAAAAATTTCTGCAGAGTTAGGTGGATAG
- a CDS encoding 5-formyltetrahydrofolate cyclo-ligase, translating into MNSSTALRNQLRHLMRVKRSSLTKLQQAQAAQSLIPQAISLIESYQVSHIAFYLPFDGEISPLPLMNYLLEQGKKIYLPILHPFTSGQLLFLNYDCKTSLKFNRLRIQEPVLDVRKIIPLQELEMIFTPLVACDKAGNRLGMGGGFYDRTLAQAPHIIRVGLAHECQQVEQLPIAHWDMPLHHIILGASR; encoded by the coding sequence ATGAATAGTTCTACTGCTCTTCGTAATCAACTAAGGCATCTTATGCGGGTTAAACGCTCCAGTTTAACCAAACTACAACAGGCACAAGCTGCTCAATCACTTATCCCACAAGCGATTTCTTTAATTGAATCTTACCAAGTATCACATATTGCATTTTATTTACCTTTTGATGGCGAAATCTCCCCGTTACCTTTAATGAATTATTTGCTTGAACAAGGCAAAAAAATCTATTTGCCTATTCTTCACCCTTTTACAAGCGGTCAATTATTGTTTTTAAATTACGATTGCAAAACTTCCTTAAAATTTAACCGCTTGAGAATTCAAGAGCCTGTGTTGGATGTGAGAAAAATCATTCCTCTACAAGAATTAGAAATGATTTTTACGCCATTAGTTGCGTGTGATAAAGCAGGGAATCGTTTAGGTATGGGCGGCGGTTTTTATGATCGAACGCTTGCTCAAGCACCTCATATTATCCGTGTTGGATTGGCTCACGAGTGCCAGCAAGTAGAACAATTGCCGATAGCGCATTGGGATATGCCGTTACATCATATTATTTTGGGAGCATCCAGATGA
- a CDS encoding HIT domain-containing protein, which produces MTTEYQETIFTKIINKEIPANIVYQDDLVTAFRDISPQAPTHILIIPNKFIPTVNHVTGEDELALGRLFTVAAKLAKEEGIAEEGYRLIMNCNKNAGQEVFHIHMHLLGGQKLGPLVAK; this is translated from the coding sequence ATGACGACAGAGTACCAAGAAACTATTTTTACTAAAATTATCAATAAAGAAATTCCTGCAAATATTGTCTATCAAGATGATCTTGTAACGGCATTTCGAGATATTTCTCCACAAGCACCAACTCACATTCTCATTATTCCGAATAAATTCATTCCCACGGTTAATCACGTAACTGGCGAAGATGAATTGGCATTAGGACGCTTATTTACGGTTGCAGCGAAATTAGCAAAAGAAGAAGGAATTGCAGAAGAGGGTTACCGTTTAATTATGAATTGCAATAAAAACGCAGGGCAAGAAGTATTCCATATTCATATGCACTTACTTGGTGGGCAAAAACTAGGTCCATTAGTGGCAAAATAA
- a CDS encoding YcfL family protein, with protein MRLSYFSFTIFSLFLTACTSKPVSYLPTSSKPIVNIEADIAGKIKLDTNGKTFSTTNLTNFPLNVIYKLFWYDKDGVTQSPDGISAHSGWQHLWLQPKQKQTVVFIKPTAESQHYRLYLRSLHKQSEKHLSSKN; from the coding sequence ATGCGTTTATCCTATTTTAGTTTTACAATTTTTTCACTTTTTTTGACCGCTTGTACCAGTAAACCAGTGAGCTATTTACCGACAAGTTCAAAACCTATTGTGAATATTGAAGCCGACATTGCAGGAAAAATCAAGCTTGATACTAACGGAAAAACTTTTAGTACTACTAACTTGACCAATTTTCCACTTAATGTGATTTATAAACTCTTTTGGTATGATAAAGATGGTGTTACTCAATCACCCGATGGCATCTCAGCACACTCTGGTTGGCAACATTTATGGCTACAACCTAAACAAAAGCAAACAGTGGTATTCATCAAACCAACAGCAGAGAGCCAACATTATCGCCTTTATTTACGGAGTTTACACAAGCAGAGTGAAAAACATCTGAGCTCAAAAAATTAG
- a CDS encoding UPF0149 family protein gives MAIKTPQEFKQLITQLQIEDTPAEFHGFLCGLIAGGIQDDSWKTLTYQFTHDGHAFSVEPLTKLTEFYQQLTESFLETNTLFSLWLPENEEDGFALADGIYQWANSFLLGLGVAQPKLQQETDEVGEAIDDLDEIAKLGYNDEDNNEELLEAGEEVLEYLRVLALFLHSHFALGIAKAEPKPQLH, from the coding sequence ATGGCTATAAAAACCCCTCAAGAATTTAAACAATTAATCACTCAATTACAGATTGAAGATACACCAGCAGAGTTTCATGGTTTCTTATGCGGATTAATTGCAGGTGGAATTCAAGATGACTCTTGGAAAACCTTAACCTATCAATTTACTCATGACGGGCACGCTTTTTCAGTTGAACCGCTAACAAAACTTACCGAGTTTTATCAACAGCTCACCGAAAGTTTTTTGGAAACCAATACGCTATTTAGTCTGTGGCTACCTGAAAATGAAGAAGATGGTTTTGCCCTTGCAGATGGCATCTACCAATGGGCAAACAGCTTCTTACTTGGCTTAGGCGTAGCTCAACCCAAACTCCAACAAGAAACAGATGAAGTCGGTGAGGCGATTGATGATTTAGATGAAATTGCAAAATTAGGTTACAATGATGAGGATAACAATGAGGAGCTGCTTGAAGCAGGCGAAGAAGTGTTAGAATATTTGCGTGTTTTAGCACTATTTTTACATAGTCATTTTGCTTTGGGTATCGCTAAAGCAGAACCAAAGCCTCAATTACATTAA
- a CDS encoding HU family DNA-binding protein codes for MLEDKTMNKTELIDAIAADANLTKKEAKAALEATLDAISASLKAGNPVQLIGFGTFKVNERKARTGRNPKTGEEIKIAAAKVPAFVSGKALKDLVK; via the coding sequence ATCTTAGAGGATAAAACTATGAACAAAACTGAGTTAATCGATGCTATCGCAGCAGATGCAAATTTAACTAAGAAAGAAGCTAAAGCAGCATTAGAAGCCACTCTTGATGCAATCTCTGCAAGCTTAAAAGCAGGTAACCCTGTTCAATTAATCGGCTTCGGTACTTTTAAAGTAAATGAGCGTAAAGCACGTACTGGTCGTAACCCAAAAACAGGTGAAGAAATTAAAATTGCAGCGGCTAAAGTACCTGCATTTGTTTCAGGTAAAGCATTAAAAGACTTAGTAAAATAA
- a CDS encoding cell division protein ZapA, whose translation MSVNNIELQIFGQVLRLQCPVDQQENLLASAERLEARVAILKEQSGIIQLEKVLAIVALNLNYELEQAQRQNAENKNVLVACIEQLDHSLSKLQSNS comes from the coding sequence ATGTCGGTAAATAATATTGAGCTACAGATTTTTGGACAGGTTTTACGCTTGCAATGCCCTGTTGACCAACAAGAAAATTTACTGGCTTCAGCAGAGCGTTTAGAAGCGCGTGTGGCAATATTGAAAGAGCAATCTGGCATTATTCAGCTTGAAAAAGTATTAGCCATCGTCGCCCTGAATTTGAATTACGAATTAGAGCAGGCTCAGCGTCAAAATGCAGAAAATAAAAATGTATTAGTTGCTTGTATTGAGCAACTCGATCACTCTCTGAGTAAATTACAATCTAATAGTTGA
- the putP gene encoding sodium/proline symporter PutP gives MFGFDPTTITFVVYILGMIAIGFIAYRVTNNLSDYILGGRRLGSFVTALSAGASDMSGWLLMGLPGAVYAGGLIEGWIAVGLTIGAYLNWKLVAGRLRSHTEHSGDALTLPEYFHNRFGDKTRLIKILSAVIFLLFFAIYCASGVVAGARVFENLFGLPYHQAIWYGAVATILYTFIGGFLAVSWTDTIQASLMLFALILTPLFVMYNLGGFDEMQALIDRAGEMAQKDYNDMFTGTSVLAVISLMAWGLGYFGQPHIVVRFMAAESVKSLENARRISMTWMVICLVGAIGIGYFGMAYFFGHPTQAANVNQNPEQIFIELAKLLFNPWVAGILLSAILAAVMSTLSAQLLICSSAITEDLYKGILRPKASDKELVWLSRLMVLAVAVLAIYIAQDPDSKVFGLVSNAWAGFGSAFGPVVLLSLFWKRMNGFGAIAGMLTGALIVHFWADITLKLALPEIYSMIPGFITATVMIIVVSLITPAPSREIQETFERANNAYLDEIK, from the coding sequence ATGTTTGGTTTTGACCCAACAACAATAACGTTTGTTGTTTATATTTTAGGTATGATTGCAATAGGTTTTATTGCTTATCGTGTTACAAATAATCTTTCAGATTATATTTTAGGTGGTCGCCGTTTAGGGAGCTTTGTAACGGCCTTATCAGCAGGTGCATCAGATATGTCGGGATGGCTACTGATGGGATTACCTGGTGCGGTTTACGCAGGCGGTTTGATCGAAGGTTGGATTGCGGTTGGTTTAACGATTGGGGCTTATTTGAACTGGAAATTAGTGGCTGGCAGATTGCGTTCTCATACCGAGCATAGTGGTGATGCGTTAACGTTGCCTGAATATTTCCATAATCGATTTGGCGATAAAACCCGTTTAATTAAGATTTTATCAGCGGTCATTTTTTTACTTTTTTTTGCAATTTATTGTGCATCAGGTGTTGTAGCTGGCGCTAGAGTATTTGAAAATCTATTTGGATTACCGTATCACCAAGCGATTTGGTATGGTGCAGTAGCCACTATTCTCTATACCTTTATTGGCGGTTTCTTAGCCGTAAGCTGGACAGACACCATTCAAGCTTCATTAATGCTTTTTGCTTTAATTCTAACCCCTCTTTTCGTAATGTATAACTTAGGTGGTTTTGATGAAATGCAAGCCTTAATCGATCGTGCAGGCGAAATGGCACAAAAAGATTACAATGATATGTTTACTGGCACGAGCGTATTAGCCGTTATTAGTCTAATGGCGTGGGGGCTAGGCTATTTTGGACAACCGCACATTGTAGTACGTTTTATGGCAGCTGAAAGTGTAAAATCGCTAGAGAATGCACGCCGTATTAGTATGACGTGGATGGTAATTTGCTTAGTAGGTGCAATTGGGATTGGTTATTTCGGTATGGCGTATTTCTTTGGCCACCCTACTCAAGCAGCTAACGTGAACCAAAACCCAGAACAAATTTTTATTGAATTAGCAAAACTGTTGTTTAATCCTTGGGTCGCAGGTATTTTATTGTCGGCCATTCTTGCTGCAGTAATGAGTACGCTTTCTGCTCAATTATTGATTTGCTCTAGTGCAATTACTGAAGATTTGTACAAAGGTATTTTACGTCCTAAGGCATCAGATAAAGAATTAGTTTGGTTAAGCCGCTTAATGGTGCTCGCCGTGGCTGTGCTTGCCATTTATATTGCCCAAGATCCTGATAGTAAAGTATTTGGTTTAGTTAGCAATGCGTGGGCTGGTTTTGGTTCTGCATTTGGGCCTGTCGTTCTTCTTTCGCTCTTCTGGAAACGTATGAACGGCTTTGGAGCAATTGCTGGAATGCTAACAGGAGCGTTAATTGTTCACTTCTGGGCAGATATTACGCTTAAATTAGCATTACCTGAAATTTATTCTATGATTCCAGGCTTTATTACTGCCACAGTGATGATTATTGTGGTATCGCTCATCACACCAGCACCAAGCAGAGAAATACAAGAAACGTTTGAACGTGCCAATAACGCGTATTTAGATGAGATAAAATGA
- the hemE gene encoding uroporphyrinogen decarboxylase produces MSELKNDRYLKALLREPVDMTPVWMMRQAGRYLPEYKATRAIAGDFMSLCRNADLACEVTLQPLRRYELDAAILFSDILTIPDAMGLGLSFGAGEGPKFARPIQTLSDVNNLPIPDPEGELQYVMNAVRTIRRELKGDVPLIGFSGSPWTLATYMVEGGSSKAFTKIKKMLYADPTLLHKLLDKLADSVILYLNAQIKAGAQSVMVFDTWGGVLAHNDYPEFSLHYMHKIVEGLIRENEGRKVPVTLFTKGGGLWLESIAETGCDAIGLDWTVDIADARQRVGNKVALQGNMDPSVLYARPERIEQEVKHILAGFGSGSGHVFNLGHGIHLDVPVESPKVFVDAIHHYSKQYHL; encoded by the coding sequence ATGTCTGAACTTAAAAACGACCGCTATTTAAAAGCCCTTTTACGTGAGCCTGTGGATATGACCCCCGTATGGATGATGCGTCAGGCAGGGCGTTACCTACCTGAATATAAAGCAACTCGTGCCATAGCGGGCGATTTTATGTCGCTCTGTCGCAATGCAGATTTAGCCTGTGAAGTGACTTTACAACCGCTACGTCGCTATGAATTAGATGCCGCTATTCTATTCTCTGACATTCTGACTATTCCCGATGCAATGGGCTTGGGTTTAAGTTTTGGTGCAGGCGAAGGCCCGAAGTTTGCTCGTCCTATCCAAACATTATCTGATGTAAACAACCTTCCAATTCCTGATCCTGAAGGTGAGTTGCAATATGTTATGAATGCCGTACGCACTATTCGCCGTGAATTAAAAGGCGACGTGCCGTTAATCGGTTTTTCTGGTAGCCCTTGGACATTAGCAACTTATATGGTTGAAGGTGGCTCAAGCAAAGCATTTACCAAAATCAAAAAAATGCTTTACGCTGACCCAACACTTCTACACAAATTACTCGATAAATTAGCAGATAGCGTAATTTTATATTTAAATGCACAAATCAAAGCGGGCGCACAATCGGTAATGGTATTCGACACTTGGGGCGGCGTGTTAGCACATAACGACTACCCAGAATTCTCTTTACATTATATGCATAAAATTGTTGAGGGTTTAATCCGTGAAAATGAAGGACGAAAAGTGCCTGTTACCCTCTTTACTAAAGGCGGTGGCTTATGGTTAGAATCGATTGCAGAAACAGGCTGTGATGCCATCGGCTTAGACTGGACAGTAGATATTGCTGATGCTCGCCAGCGTGTCGGCAATAAAGTGGCACTGCAAGGTAATATGGACCCTAGCGTGCTTTACGCAAGGCCCGAACGTATTGAACAAGAAGTGAAGCATATTCTTGCTGGTTTTGGTAGCGGCAGTGGGCATGTGTTTAATTTAGGGCACGGCATTCACTTAGATGTGCCAGTAGAAAGCCCAAAAGTATTTGTTGATGCGATTCATCATTACTCAAAACAGTATCACCTATAA
- a CDS encoding YjaG family protein, which translates to MRNPIHKRMERFEPWQNITFMACLCERMFPNYQLFCEMTEQPEKAKVFQNILNLVWEFLTVKGAKINFDNQLEKLEEIIPDVNEYAFFGVLPAQEACEALSELLHSIIAGATLEQAIRISQISLGTVASYLEMQQDKELSEQELKNSEDIQEELDVQWQIYRLLNDCENRDLDLIFELKDEIRRSGISNIGLNINQ; encoded by the coding sequence ATGCGAAACCCAATTCATAAACGTATGGAACGCTTTGAGCCTTGGCAAAATATCACCTTTATGGCTTGTTTGTGCGAAAGAATGTTCCCAAATTACCAGCTTTTCTGTGAGATGACCGAGCAACCAGAAAAAGCTAAAGTATTCCAAAATATTTTAAACTTAGTTTGGGAGTTTTTAACGGTAAAAGGGGCGAAAATTAATTTCGATAACCAATTAGAGAAATTAGAAGAAATCATTCCCGATGTGAATGAATATGCATTTTTTGGTGTTTTACCTGCTCAAGAAGCCTGTGAAGCTCTTTCTGAATTGCTGCATAGTATTATTGCTGGCGCCACTTTAGAACAAGCTATTCGCATTAGCCAAATTTCATTAGGAACAGTTGCAAGCTACTTAGAAATGCAACAAGACAAAGAACTCAGCGAGCAAGAATTGAAAAATTCAGAGGACATTCAAGAAGAGCTAGATGTGCAATGGCAAATCTATCGGTTACTCAATGACTGTGAAAACCGTGATCTTGATCTCATTTTTGAGTTGAAAGATGAAATTAGACGTAGTGGCATTAGTAATATCGGGTTAAATATCAATCAATGA
- the rsgA gene encoding small ribosomal subunit biogenesis GTPase RsgA — translation MSKLRLTQNQQRRIKSNHHKRINKKEIEWQDEMLGEMQQGIVVTRHVKHADVETQEGDIFRCNIRRTLKNVVVGDRVSWRKGSEQLQGISGVIEAVFPRKNELTRPDYYDGIKIMASNIDQIIIVSAVVPTLSLNIIDRYLVICETANIPALIVLNKIDLLDETERKAVQEQLKIYENIGYENLCLSADTGENMHALHQYLAKGTSIFVGQSGVGKSSLINQLLPEVNALTGSVSDNSGLGQHTTTASRLYHLPQGGQLIDSPGIREFGLWHLEPEQITLGYREFQSILGTCKFRDCKHKTDPGCELRQAVENGQISAIRFENYHRLIESLSETKSQRHFRKEEV, via the coding sequence TTGAGTAAACTGAGATTAACCCAGAATCAACAACGTAGAATTAAATCTAATCATCATAAACGCATCAATAAAAAAGAAATTGAATGGCAAGATGAAATGTTAGGCGAAATGCAACAAGGCATTGTTGTGACTCGCCACGTAAAACACGCTGACGTCGAGACCCAAGAGGGTGATATTTTTCGTTGTAATATCCGCCGTACATTAAAAAATGTGGTAGTAGGTGATCGTGTCTCTTGGCGTAAAGGCAGCGAGCAACTACAAGGCATTAGTGGTGTAATTGAAGCTGTTTTTCCACGTAAAAATGAGCTTACTCGCCCAGACTATTACGATGGCATAAAAATAATGGCATCAAATATCGATCAGATCATTATTGTTTCAGCGGTTGTACCTACACTTTCATTGAACATTATTGATCGTTATTTAGTGATTTGTGAAACTGCCAATATTCCAGCACTTATTGTGCTTAATAAAATTGACTTACTTGATGAAACTGAACGAAAAGCGGTTCAAGAGCAGTTAAAAATTTACGAAAACATTGGCTATGAAAACCTTTGTTTATCCGCCGACACCGGCGAAAATATGCACGCTTTACATCAATATCTTGCGAAAGGCACATCGATTTTTGTTGGGCAATCGGGCGTAGGAAAATCAAGTCTAATCAACCAACTTTTACCAGAGGTGAATGCACTAACAGGTTCTGTAAGCGATAATTCAGGCTTGGGGCAACACACGACCACCGCTTCACGTTTGTATCACTTACCACAAGGCGGTCAATTAATTGATTCGCCAGGTATTCGTGAGTTTGGGCTATGGCATTTAGAGCCAGAGCAAATTACCTTAGGCTACCGTGAATTTCAATCCATATTAGGCACTTGCAAATTTCGTGATTGTAAACACAAAACCGATCCAGGCTGTGAATTAAGACAAGCGGTCGAAAATGGTCAAATTTCTGCAATTCGATTTGAAAATTATCATCGCTTAATTGAAAGTCTTTCAGAAACTAAAAGCCAACGCCATTTTAGAAAAGAAGAAGTATAA